A stretch of DNA from Brevibacterium ihuae:
TGCCGAGCGAACCGCCCGCTTCGAGCGCCTCGGCGACGCTCACCCCCGCGAGGTCGACGGTCTTGAGGACGGCGTCGGCGTCGAGCTTGCCGGTGTAGACGCCCGACCCCATCATCGAGGGCTGGAACCGGGACCCCTCCTCGTTGAACCAGTTGACGACCGCGATGTTGTGCCGCGGCGTCTCCCCGGTCTCCTCGATCCGGCGCACCACGCGCCAGGCGGCCTGCGCGGCGGCGAGCACCCCGTACGCGCCGTCGAACTTCCCGCCGAGCGGCTGCGAGTCGAGGTGCGAGCCGAGCATGACGTACGGTGCGCCCGGCGTCCAGGTGAAGAGGCCGAACTGGTTCCCGACCCGGTCGAACTCGACGGTGAAGCCGCGCTCGGTGAGCCAGCGCGTGAGCCACGCGCGCTGCTCGACGTCCGGAGCGGTGAGCGCCTCGCGGTCGACGCCTCCGCGGGGCGTCTCCCCGAACCGGGAGAGCTCCCGGAAATCGGCGAGCACCTCGGCATCGAGCTGGTCGGCGGTGAGCTGCGAGTAGGGCATGGCTGACTCCTTCGGATCGGCTGCGGTGACCGGGTGGGACCGGCCGCCGCCGCGGAGCCGACGGGCGACCCCGCGGGCGGCGGCGGACGATCAGGGGCGGCTGGTGCGGATGTCCGGGTCGGTGATGCAGTGGACGATCGCCGGGCCGTCATGGGCGAGGGCCTCGGCGAAGGCCTGGGCGAAGTCCGCGGTGCGCTCGACCCGGACGCCGAATCCGCCGAACGAGCGGGCCCACGCGGCGAAGTCCGGGTTGCCGAGCGTCGTGCCGGAGGGCCGGCCCGGGTACTCGCGCTCCTGGTGGGCGACGATCGTGCCGTAGCGGGAGTTGTCGTTGATGACGATCGTGAGGTTCGCGCCCTCGTTCACCGCGGTGGAGAACTCCTGGCCGTTCATCATGAAGCACCCGTCGCCGGCGATGGAGAACACGGTGCGCTCCGGGTGGACGAGTGCGGCGGCGACGGTGGCCGGGACGCCGAACCCCATCGAGCCGTTGCGCGGTCCCAGGGCCGACGGGAATCGATGGACGGGGAGGAACCGGGCCGCCCAGCCGGTGTGGTTCCCGGCGCCGTAGGCGATGATCGCGTCCGCGGGCAGCTGCTCGGCGATCGACCCGAATGCGAGGTCCATGTCGACGTACTCGCGCTCGCCGTCGCCCGCCGAGCCCTCGGCGGCCTCTGCGGAGTCTGCCGGCGGCCGGGGGACGCGCCAGTTGAGGAACGCCTCCCGGGTCTCCGCGATCCAGGCGGGCGCCTCGGCCCCGGAGCCGGGGGATGCCGAACCCGCCTCGGCTCCGGCGCCCGCCGCGGCGGATTCCGCGACGGCGGCGCCGAACGCCCGGGTCGTCGACACGATGAGCCGGTCGAGCGGCCCGAAGTGACCGCGTGCGCCGGGGTCGCGTGAGATGACGATCGTCGTGTCCGGGGAGCAGCCGAGCTCGTAGGAGTTCGTCATGATGTCGGTGCGGGCGCAGCCGAGGAAGATGTGGAGGTCGGCCGCATCGAAGACCTCGCGGCTCACCGGTGCGGACCCGATCCCCAGCGCCCCGAGGTAGTGCGGGTGTGCGTGGTCGATCCCGTCGTAGGCCCGGAAGTCGGCGAAGATCCCGACGCCGCGGTCGGCCGCCCAGTCGGCGACCGCCGCCGAGGTGTCCGCGTCCCACATCTCGCCCCCGGTGACGAGGACCGGGCGCCGGGCTGCGGCGATCGCTGCGTCGATCGCCGCGAGGTCGGCGGGGCTCGGACCGGGTTCGGGCACCGGGCGCGGGGGGACGACGGCGCCGTCGACCTCGACGAGCTGGGTGTCCTCGGGCAGGCCGACGATCACCGGGCCGGGGCGCCCGGAAGCGGCGGTGTGCATGGCATCGGCGACGATGCGGGCGGCGGAGCCGGGATCGTCGAGCGTGAGGACCTTCTTCGCCGTCGATCCGAACCACCCGGCGAGGTCGAACTCCTGGAACGCCTCGCGGCCGCGCACCTCGGTGGGGACGAGGCCGACGAAGACGACGAGCGGAGTGGCGTCCTGGTAGGCGTTGTGGATGGCGACCATGACGTTCGAGGCGCCCGGTCCGCGGGTGACCATCGCGATGCCCGGTCGGCCGGTGAGACGGCCCTCGGCGACCGCCATGTAGCCGGCGCCGCCCTCCTGCCGGCACACGATGGTGCGGATCGGGGAGTCGTGGAGCCCGTCGAGCACATCGAGGTACGACTCGCCGGGGACGCAGTAGATCCTCTCGACCCCGTGGGCCTCGAGCTCGCGGACGATGAGGTGGCCCGCCGAGCACGGGCCGGTGCCCGCGGTGGCGGGAGCGGTGGAGTCCGTGCCTGCGGAGGGCGAGGGGGCGGGGGCTGCGGGATCGGTGGATGCGGCGTCGACGCTCATGCCCTCACTCTAACCATGAACACGCTTCCAAGGTGAGGGGCGTCACACCCGCGTCTCAGTCCCGCCGGACGAAATCGGCGATCTCGCCGAGGTGGGCGGCGGTGAGGCATTCGCGGGCCGAGGTGCGGATGAGGAGCGCGTCATCGACGGGGAGGGAGGCGGCGAGCTCCGCGCGGTCCGCCTCGGATGCGGGCAGGTGGTCGTCGATCCAGAGCACGCGCCCCGTCTCCCCGTCCGAGCCGCGGGCGTGCTCGGCGAGGTGGTCCCGCACTGCCTGCTCCTTGCCGTGGAAGATCGTCGGCCCGCGGTCCATGACCGGCAGCCACGGGCTCTCCGGCAGCCCGAGCGCCCGGAACAGGAAGGGGGCGTCGTGCTCCCACGACGAGGCGGTGGTCACCGCGACGCCGGGCGACCGGAGGATGTCGGCGAGGCCGGCGATGATCGCCTCGGAGTAGGCGACGGGCACGAAGCGTCCGTCGGCCACCCGCACGTCGCGGGCGGTGAAGTCACGCGGGAACGGCGGGGAGGGCTCGGTGACGAGCACCCCGTCGATGTCGAGGAAGATGTGCACGCCGGTGCTCGCGCTCCCGCTGCCGGAGGCGGGAGCGTCCGCTCCGGTCATCTGCCGGGTGGCCGGATCCACCGGTCAGCGGGTCGGCGAATCGGGGTGGTTCGGCGAGGCGGGGTTCTCCATGATGACGGTGTTGCCGTCCTCATCGGTGATGAGCGTGTCGCCGTGCGCCGCAGCGACCGCGCGGGGGTCGGGATTCGCCTCGACGTAGCCGCCGCGCTTGTCCTCGGCGCGGTCCGCGGGGCCGAGCACGTCCTTGGCCGCCTCGTTGACCTTGTCGAGTCCGGAGTTGCCGCTGCTCTCGGCGGGATCGGTGGTCCTGTGCTGGTCTTTCGACATGTGCGTCTCCCATCGTGGCTGGTGCACCTGAGATCCCAGCCTACTCCACGCACGGCAAGGCGTCCTGCCGGTCGGGGCGCATCGGCCGGGGAGCGGACCGGACCACGGGCAAC
This window harbors:
- a CDS encoding HAD domain-containing protein — translated: MTGADAPASGSGSASTGVHIFLDIDGVLVTEPSPPFPRDFTARDVRVADGRFVPVAYSEAIIAGLADILRSPGVAVTTASSWEHDAPFLFRALGLPESPWLPVMDRGPTIFHGKEQAVRDHLAEHARGSDGETGRVLWIDDHLPASEADRAELAASLPVDDALLIRTSARECLTAAHLGEIADFVRRD
- a CDS encoding thiamine pyrophosphate-dependent enzyme, with amino-acid sequence MSVDAASTDPAAPAPSPSAGTDSTAPATAGTGPCSAGHLIVRELEAHGVERIYCVPGESYLDVLDGLHDSPIRTIVCRQEGGAGYMAVAEGRLTGRPGIAMVTRGPGASNVMVAIHNAYQDATPLVVFVGLVPTEVRGREAFQEFDLAGWFGSTAKKVLTLDDPGSAARIVADAMHTAASGRPGPVIVGLPEDTQLVEVDGAVVPPRPVPEPGPSPADLAAIDAAIAAARRPVLVTGGEMWDADTSAAVADWAADRGVGIFADFRAYDGIDHAHPHYLGALGIGSAPVSREVFDAADLHIFLGCARTDIMTNSYELGCSPDTTIVISRDPGARGHFGPLDRLIVSTTRAFGAAVAESAAAGAGAEAGSASPGSGAEAPAWIAETREAFLNWRVPRPPADSAEAAEGSAGDGEREYVDMDLAFGSIAEQLPADAIIAYGAGNHTGWAARFLPVHRFPSALGPRNGSMGFGVPATVAAALVHPERTVFSIAGDGCFMMNGQEFSTAVNEGANLTIVINDNSRYGTIVAHQEREYPGRPSGTTLGNPDFAAWARSFGGFGVRVERTADFAQAFAEALAHDGPAIVHCITDPDIRTSRP